The proteins below are encoded in one region of Clostridium estertheticum:
- a CDS encoding TlyA family RNA methyltransferase, whose product MIENRERLDVIVVERGILFSRERAKENIIAGNIFVDGIRTTKCGKKIDVTSSIEFIGKDIPYVSRGGLKLQKAIDAFKIDLNDKVCLDIGASTGGFTDCMLQHGACRVYSIDVGINQLDDKLRGDSRVVSMEKTNIRYLNKESICELADFASIDVSFISLEKVIPNLLNLLKNDGSVVALLKPQFEVGIGVVNKKGVVKKPSDHIDVIVGVLNLLKSLNVKVINVDYSSIKGPNGNIEYLVYFTKSKNNYADYVEDNVALLVSEAHRSLNCLKRE is encoded by the coding sequence ATGATAGAAAATAGAGAGAGATTAGATGTTATTGTGGTTGAAAGAGGCATTTTGTTTTCAAGAGAAAGAGCAAAGGAAAATATTATTGCTGGAAATATATTTGTCGATGGTATTAGGACTACTAAATGCGGGAAAAAAATTGATGTTACATCTAGCATTGAGTTTATTGGTAAAGACATCCCTTATGTTAGTAGGGGGGGGCTTAAACTTCAAAAGGCTATAGATGCCTTTAAGATTGATCTTAATGATAAAGTTTGCCTGGATATAGGCGCATCTACAGGAGGGTTTACAGACTGCATGCTCCAACATGGAGCATGCAGGGTATACTCGATAGATGTTGGAATAAATCAGCTAGATGATAAGTTGAGAGGTGACTCTCGAGTAGTTTCTATGGAGAAAACAAATATCAGATATTTAAATAAAGAGAGCATTTGTGAACTTGCAGATTTTGCAAGTATTGATGTATCATTTATATCGCTTGAAAAAGTTATTCCTAATTTATTAAATTTATTGAAAAATGATGGTAGTGTTGTGGCATTACTTAAGCCACAATTTGAAGTAGGCATAGGTGTAGTAAATAAAAAAGGTGTGGTTAAAAAACCTAGTGATCATATAGATGTAATAGTTGGAGTATTAAATTTACTTAAAAGCCTTAATGTAAAGGTTATTAATGTTGATTATTCATCAATAAAAGGGCCTAATGGAAATATTGAGTATCTAGTTTATTTTACTAAATCTAAAAATAACTATGCTGATTATGTTGAAGATAACGTAGCTTTATTAGTTAGTGAGGCCCATAGAAGTTTAAATTGTCTCAAACGGGAATAA
- a CDS encoding NAD(+)/NADH kinase — MKNIGININTTKDKDGKIGEYVKNIISQYIDDTNIFVFKDSIGLENIKYNYLDIIVALGGDGTILRTSRNLNNSNIPILGVNIGNLGFLSSVELLEFETAMKRFINDDYYVEDRMMLNCTLPNRNELEKYTALNDIVVSKGTLARVVKYELHIDNKFYIDFTGDGLIIATPTGSTAYSLSAGGPIIYPNLDVIEVTPICPLSLSMRTIVLDSKSEITVNIKCKHESIFLTLDGQRAIKLNSYEKILVSVSDQKCRLVKFNDYNYFGILRKKIISRTADCEGEKDEDIASCKNN, encoded by the coding sequence ATGAAAAACATTGGCATTAATATAAATACCACTAAAGACAAGGATGGTAAAATCGGTGAATATGTAAAAAATATTATTAGCCAATATATAGATGATACTAATATATTTGTGTTTAAAGATTCCATTGGACTTGAAAATATTAAATACAACTATTTGGATATTATTGTTGCTTTAGGTGGAGATGGGACTATTTTAAGAACATCTCGGAATTTAAATAACTCCAATATTCCAATACTAGGAGTGAATATTGGAAATTTAGGATTTCTATCTAGTGTGGAACTACTAGAATTTGAAACTGCCATGAAAAGATTTATTAATGATGATTATTATGTAGAGGATAGAATGATGCTTAATTGCACTTTGCCAAATAGGAATGAACTTGAAAAATATACGGCACTTAATGATATTGTTGTATCAAAGGGAACACTTGCGAGAGTTGTTAAATATGAACTTCATATAGATAATAAGTTTTACATCGATTTTACAGGTGATGGACTTATAATAGCTACCCCAACAGGATCTACAGCATACTCTCTATCAGCAGGTGGGCCTATAATATATCCTAACCTAGATGTTATAGAGGTAACACCTATTTGTCCATTATCGTTATCTATGAGAACTATAGTGCTAGATAGCAAAAGTGAAATAACTGTAAATATAAAATGTAAACATGAAAGTATATTTTTGACATTAGATGGCCAAAGAGCAATAAAACTAAATAGTTATGAAAAAATACTGGTAAGTGTTTCAGATCAAAAATGTAGATTAGTTAAATTTAATGATTATAATTATTTTGGTATTTTGAGGAAAAAAATAATTTCTAGAACAGCAGATTGTGAGGGAGAAAAAGATGAAGATATCGCGTCATGCAAAAATAATTGA
- a CDS encoding arginine repressor, translated as MKISRHAKIIEIIQSKDVETQEQLAQELKNNGFDITQATVSRDIKELKLIKVMNAHGTHIYSTSSPGDSFLSNKLVNIFSQTVLYVDNVDKFIVLKTISGAGAAAAEALDSLKFSGIVGTVAGDNTVFILVRREEDCKEIIQKVKKMISE; from the coding sequence ATGAAGATATCGCGTCATGCAAAAATAATTGAGATCATTCAGTCTAAAGATGTTGAAACTCAAGAACAGTTAGCACAAGAATTAAAAAACAATGGGTTTGATATTACTCAGGCAACTGTTTCTAGGGATATAAAGGAACTAAAATTAATTAAGGTTATGAATGCACATGGAACTCACATATATTCGACTAGTTCTCCGGGTGATAGCTTTTTATCAAACAAATTGGTTAATATTTTTTCTCAAACCGTTTTGTATGTTGATAATGTAGATAAATTTATAGTGCTTAAGACAATATCAGGAGCTGGTGCTGCGGCAGCTGAAGCCTTAGATTCTTTGAAGTTCAGTGGGATTGTAGGTACAGTAGCTGGAGATAACACTGTTTTTATTTTAGTTAGAAGAGAAGAAGATTGTAAAGAGATAATTCAAAAGGTTAAAAAAATGATTAGTGAATAG
- the recN gene encoding DNA repair protein RecN, producing the protein MLLQLNIMNFALIEKLSINFERGFNVLSGETGAGKSILIDAINYVLGGKFNKSLIRTGENKTYVEAIFTIDNQNSRNVLEEMDIDYEDTVFISRETFQSGKSIAKVNGKSLLLSKVKYISKNLLDIHGQHDNHNLLDKANHIFYVDSFGNERLRTAIIEYNDKYTRMISIKNRIIKLEGNEGERDKRIDFLNYQLEEIKNANLKIGEDEELLEKYAIVSNSENLEKHLSRSYQLLYTSDEENPSVLYNLAIAIKELRTIEKHMDKIKEITDSIEESYFNIEENITEIRDLKESIYYDEKELEYMNSRISQINNCKKKYGPTIKEIYEYRDKIDVEYEELTNSSEIIVSLKKEKIALEGEMRIIANEIHEIRCETAKNLQNKIKHELNYIGLEKSKFFIEVKLTDEFYKNGCDKVQFCIATNPGEPLNPLEEIVSGGELSRIMLALKTVFVDKDEIPTVIFDEIDTGISGRIAQCVAEKMYLISLNHQIFCVTHLPQIASMADINYLISKNVINDKTYTNIIRMNDNEKQQEIARMIGGTEVTKLTLENSKEMINLANDRKKK; encoded by the coding sequence ATGCTCCTACAATTAAATATTATGAATTTTGCCCTAATTGAAAAATTAAGCATCAATTTTGAAAGAGGTTTTAATGTTCTTTCAGGTGAAACTGGAGCAGGAAAATCAATTCTAATTGATGCTATAAATTATGTATTAGGGGGTAAATTTAATAAGAGCTTAATTAGAACAGGGGAAAATAAAACTTATGTAGAGGCTATTTTTACTATAGATAACCAAAATAGTAGGAATGTTTTAGAAGAGATGGATATTGATTATGAGGATACAGTATTCATAAGTCGTGAGACTTTTCAATCTGGGAAAAGTATTGCTAAAGTTAATGGTAAATCATTGCTACTCTCAAAAGTTAAATATATTAGTAAAAATCTACTAGATATTCATGGTCAACATGATAACCATAACTTATTAGATAAAGCTAATCATATATTTTATGTGGATTCTTTTGGTAATGAGAGGCTCAGAACTGCTATTATTGAATATAATGACAAATATACAAGAATGATTAGTATAAAAAATAGAATTATTAAACTTGAAGGTAATGAAGGAGAACGAGATAAGAGAATTGATTTTTTAAATTATCAGTTAGAAGAGATTAAAAATGCTAATCTCAAAATTGGTGAAGATGAGGAACTTTTAGAAAAATATGCAATAGTTAGTAATTCTGAAAACTTGGAGAAGCATTTATCAAGAAGTTATCAATTATTATACACTAGTGATGAGGAAAATCCCTCAGTATTGTATAACTTAGCTATTGCCATAAAAGAACTTCGAACTATTGAAAAACATATGGATAAAATAAAAGAAATTACAGATTCTATTGAAGAAAGTTATTTTAATATTGAGGAAAATATCACAGAAATCAGAGACTTAAAAGAGTCAATTTATTATGATGAAAAAGAATTGGAATATATGAATAGTAGGATAAGCCAAATTAATAATTGTAAGAAGAAGTATGGACCTACTATAAAAGAAATTTATGAATATAGAGATAAAATTGATGTTGAGTATGAAGAATTAACTAATAGTAGTGAAATAATCGTTTCTCTTAAAAAAGAAAAAATAGCTCTTGAGGGTGAAATGAGGATTATAGCAAATGAAATTCATGAAATTAGATGTGAGACAGCGAAAAATCTTCAAAATAAAATAAAACATGAGCTTAATTATATTGGACTTGAAAAAAGTAAATTTTTTATTGAAGTAAAGCTTACAGATGAATTTTATAAAAATGGTTGCGATAAAGTTCAATTTTGTATAGCTACCAACCCAGGTGAACCATTAAATCCTTTAGAAGAAATAGTGTCTGGGGGAGAATTATCACGTATTATGCTTGCACTTAAAACTGTGTTCGTGGATAAGGATGAAATACCCACTGTTATATTTGATGAAATAGATACTGGCATTAGTGGCAGGATTGCGCAATGTGTTGCAGAAAAAATGTATCTAATATCATTAAACCATCAAATTTTTTGCGTAACCCATTTGCCTCAAATAGCTAGTATGGCAGATATAAATTATCTAATATCCAAAAATGTTATAAATGATAAAACATATACTAATATTATACGAATGAATGATAATGAAAAACAACAAGAAATAGCTAGAATGATAGGTGGTACAGAGGTTACTAAATTAACATTAGAAAATTCTAAGGAAATGATAAATTTGGCTAATGATCGAAAGAAAAAATAG
- the spoIVB gene encoding SpoIVB peptidase, whose translation MKKRLNIFCLLITPILIIALGVCYQSQSIAVSAFDKPIQTLYSKNIINAKVNTNNVLSNHYIIEKDKKSKEDTDKMLKAKSTFVTENQDIMVYPGGQPIGVKLNTKGVLVVALSDIDGIKGKTQSPASNAGVEIGDSIIEINNIVINHAEDISRFVNKEKNPELTLKIQRRNGSKLFDIKVKPTIDSTDGKQKIGLWVRDSTAGVGTLTLYDSKTNKFAALGHPITDSDTGTILSINNGVIISSNIVSIKKGTKGTPGELRGLFIDENKIKGQLINNTECGIFGNGTKSLINNKFNKPMKIGLRNEIKEGEAQILTTINGNEPELFKIEIQKLLPQDIPGSKSMIIKITDPRLLEKTGGIVQGMSGSPIIQNNKIVGAVTHVLINKPDVGYGIYIEWMLKDAGILSK comes from the coding sequence ATGAAAAAAAGATTGAATATATTTTGCTTACTTATAACACCAATACTAATAATTGCTTTAGGTGTTTGCTACCAAAGTCAAAGTATAGCTGTTTCTGCATTTGACAAACCAATACAAACTTTATATTCTAAAAACATTATAAATGCAAAAGTAAATACAAATAATGTTCTTTCAAATCATTATATAATTGAAAAAGACAAAAAATCAAAAGAAGATACAGATAAGATGTTAAAAGCGAAATCAACTTTTGTAACGGAAAATCAAGATATAATGGTTTATCCAGGAGGGCAACCAATTGGTGTTAAACTAAATACTAAGGGCGTTTTAGTAGTGGCTTTATCTGATATTGATGGTATTAAGGGTAAAACACAGAGTCCTGCTTCAAATGCCGGTGTAGAAATAGGAGATAGTATTATAGAAATAAATAATATTGTTATAAATCACGCCGAGGATATAAGTCGATTTGTTAATAAAGAAAAAAATCCGGAGCTTACACTAAAAATACAACGTAGAAATGGTTCCAAGCTTTTTGATATAAAGGTTAAACCTACTATTGATTCCACAGATGGTAAACAAAAAATTGGGTTATGGGTAAGAGATTCTACTGCGGGCGTTGGGACGTTAACATTATATGATAGTAAAACTAACAAATTTGCAGCTTTAGGTCACCCAATTACAGATTCTGATACTGGAACAATATTAAGTATTAATAATGGTGTAATAATATCATCTAATATAGTTTCTATAAAAAAAGGTACGAAAGGAACACCGGGAGAGTTAAGAGGCCTTTTTATAGATGAAAACAAAATAAAAGGTCAATTAATAAACAATACAGAATGTGGTATATTTGGTAATGGAACTAAAAGTCTTATAAATAATAAATTTAATAAACCTATGAAAATAGGTCTTAGAAATGAGATAAAAGAAGGCGAAGCACAAATTTTAACTACTATTAATGGTAATGAGCCGGAATTATTTAAAATAGAAATTCAAAAGCTATTGCCACAAGATATACCAGGCTCAAAAAGCATGATAATTAAAATTACAGATCCTAGACTTTTAGAGAAAACAGGAGGCATAGTGCAAGGTATGAGTGGTAGTCCAATAATTCAAAACAATAAAATTGTTGGAGCGGTTACTCATGTTTTAATTAATAAACCTGACGTTGGATATGGTATATACATTGAGTGGATGTTGAAAGATGCAGGCATTTTATCAAAATAA
- the spo0A gene encoding sporulation transcription factor Spo0A, with the protein MEEPRISVLIADDNKEFCNILNDYLLSQRDIMVTGIAKDGIEALKLIKERKPDLVVLDIIMPHLDGLGVLERLGSMDLNPIPKIIVLSAVGQDKITQRAIALGADYYVVKPFDMEVFTKRIRQMFNNTISSDNSKKSISFIDTTEARKSNRNEPMDLEAEITNIIHEIGVPAHIKGYMYLREAITMVVNDIELLSAVTKELYPSIAKKFNTTASRVERAIRHAIEVAWGRGQVETINKIFGYTVHNAKGKPTNSEFIAMVADKLRLQNRVS; encoded by the coding sequence ATGGAAGAACCAAGAATTAGTGTGCTTATTGCAGATGATAATAAAGAGTTTTGTAATATTTTAAATGATTATTTGCTAAGCCAAAGAGATATTATGGTTACAGGTATTGCAAAAGATGGAATAGAGGCTCTTAAGCTAATAAAAGAGAGAAAACCTGATCTAGTAGTATTGGATATAATAATGCCACATTTAGATGGTCTTGGGGTACTTGAAAGATTAGGCAGTATGGATCTTAATCCAATACCTAAAATAATAGTTTTATCTGCAGTGGGGCAAGATAAAATAACACAAAGGGCTATAGCGCTTGGAGCAGATTATTATGTAGTAAAACCTTTTGATATGGAAGTTTTCACAAAACGAATAAGGCAAATGTTTAACAATACGATTTCTAGTGATAATAGTAAAAAATCAATTTCTTTTATTGATACAACGGAAGCTAGGAAAAGCAACCGGAATGAACCTATGGATCTAGAAGCTGAAATAACAAATATAATACATGAAATTGGAGTGCCAGCCCATATTAAGGGATATATGTATTTAAGAGAAGCAATTACTATGGTAGTAAATGATATTGAACTTTTATCTGCAGTTACGAAGGAATTATACCCATCTATTGCTAAAAAGTTTAATACTACTGCTAGCAGGGTGGAGAGAGCAATAAGACATGCTATAGAAGTAGCATGGGGACGTGGTCAAGTTGAAACTATAAACAAAATATTTGGTTATACCGTTCATAATGCTAAAGGTAAACCAACTAATAGCGAATTTATAGCAATGGTTGCTGATAAGCTAAGATTACAAAATAGGGTTAGTTAA
- a CDS encoding tyrosine-type recombinase/integrase, whose translation MQKIEYIIDEFMNYCQSKILSQKTMMSYEQTLRLFSKYLQEEKNIEDVNKITEKDIREYVVYIKNRGKYTVVIDKKTLKGNIPEARGDYGKQVSITTVNNYIRNIKVFFNYSKEQGVIKKDVVKNIKQFKNERKPKQFITDKEFGELLRHIDTTKFHEYRDYICVMLLLDSGMRISECLAIKVEDIDINNRAILLKSENTKGRKSRYVYFSPIMQKELRRWLQYKDRYVESDVLFCSTKGNIVMMRTFEKKLKDYGLRIGLKDITPHQLRNNFAKRFLMAGGSIYTLSQILGHSSVKITESAYLDLTDDDIRKTYQAFSPLENMRKAGK comes from the coding sequence ATGCAAAAAATTGAGTATATCATTGATGAATTTATGAATTATTGTCAATCTAAAATTTTATCACAAAAAACAATGATGAGTTATGAACAAACACTTAGGTTATTTTCTAAATATTTGCAAGAAGAAAAAAATATAGAAGACGTTAATAAAATTACGGAAAAGGATATTAGGGAGTATGTTGTATATATAAAAAACAGAGGTAAATATACGGTAGTGATAGATAAAAAAACTTTAAAAGGTAATATTCCTGAAGCACGAGGAGATTATGGAAAACAAGTATCTATTACCACAGTAAATAATTATATTAGGAATATTAAAGTGTTTTTTAATTATTCAAAAGAGCAGGGTGTAATAAAAAAAGACGTAGTAAAAAATATTAAACAATTTAAAAATGAAAGAAAACCTAAGCAATTTATAACAGATAAAGAATTTGGAGAATTGTTAAGGCATATAGATACTACTAAATTTCATGAATACAGGGATTATATTTGTGTTATGTTATTACTCGATAGTGGTATGCGAATTAGCGAGTGTCTAGCAATTAAGGTTGAGGATATAGATATAAATAATCGAGCAATATTATTAAAATCTGAAAATACAAAAGGTAGGAAAAGCAGATATGTATATTTCAGTCCGATTATGCAAAAGGAATTAAGAAGATGGTTGCAGTACAAAGATAGATATGTTGAATCGGATGTACTATTTTGTAGCACAAAAGGCAATATTGTTATGATGCGAACATTTGAAAAAAAATTAAAAGATTATGGATTACGGATAGGACTAAAGGATATTACACCTCACCAATTAAGAAATAATTTTGCAAAAAGATTTCTTATGGCAGGTGGGAGCATTTATACTTTATCCCAAATATTAGGACATAGTTCTGTAAAAATAACGGAATCTGCATATTTAGATTTAACTGATGATGATATTAGAAAAACTTATCAAGCATTTAGTCCTTTAGAAAATATGCGTAAGGCGGGTAAGTAA
- a CDS encoding helix-turn-helix domain-containing protein yields the protein MTNYTIIDNNLIIDTDLPDSAYRLYNLMLSMAYGEKDTCYPSIKYLAEKLNKSVKTIGRNLKILKEKGLIISKRRGSISNLYTLVKKTMQVKTEKLVNKLKSKFTKPKYAKKRSAFNDYEQREYDFDELEKKLLGWD from the coding sequence ATGACTAATTATACGATTATAGATAACAACTTGATAATAGATACAGACCTTCCAGACAGTGCTTATAGGCTTTATAATCTAATGCTGTCAATGGCATATGGAGAAAAAGATACTTGTTATCCTAGCATTAAATATCTCGCTGAGAAACTTAATAAGAGTGTTAAAACTATAGGCAGAAATCTAAAAATACTCAAGGAAAAAGGATTAATTATATCAAAACGTAGAGGAAGTATAAGTAATTTATATACACTTGTTAAAAAAACTATGCAAGTAAAAACTGAGAAGTTAGTTAATAAGTTAAAAAGTAAATTTACTAAGCCTAAATATGCTAAAAAACGAAGTGCGTTTAATGATTATGAGCAACGGGAATATGATTTTGATGAACTAGAGAAGAAGTTACTAGGATGGGATTAA
- a CDS encoding aspartyl-phosphate phosphatase Spo0E family protein, producing the protein MNEKINLLRKSLENLISKRDSLINDEVIKLSQKLDKYIAKYYLDEIDKINVKL; encoded by the coding sequence ATGAATGAAAAGATTAATTTACTTAGAAAGAGTTTAGAAAACTTAATATCTAAAAGGGATAGTCTAATTAATGACGAAGTTATTAAATTAAGTCAAAAATTGGACAAGTATATTGCTAAATATTATTTAGATGAAATTGATAAAATCAACGTAAAACTATAA
- a CDS encoding cyclic lactone autoinducer peptide produces MKKLIHKTMKMIGCVALFVGSLAIVPTSLINSHQPNCPDEFLL; encoded by the coding sequence TTGAAAAAACTTATTCATAAAACTATGAAAATGATAGGATGTGTAGCATTATTTGTTGGATCACTAGCTATTGTTCCAACATCATTAATTAATTCGCATCAGCCTAATTGTCCAGACGAATTTTTGCTATAA
- a CDS encoding sensor histidine kinase, whose translation MTREIILDILEALLLLLGVFSSLTNQKKYIVTNKLKSGLFCILYVCATSLSTFYVNNLYHTLTNIVVSILLLKLITKISLYLSTIIFSLFFTIIFTTETFVQFIEIFLLKMNLNQILAVNKYLFIFLILCKFLQIVIVILLLKFDVYFKDILLNEEKSLFSEFLIQIGIFNLFIYILIFSVLDIKSNKIYNMLIYSIFFVFSIIAVLYLKEREKMININNKYKIQKHQISNMEEIMSIIRQEKHDYANHINVIQALCCLNKPNAVEKIKEYVSKISDTIHTSFTYLNTGNDYIDGLLSIKNNYAMKNKIDFNVIIDESFNLLKIREDELISIISNIIDNAFEALMLKALDENKEISINTFLDDNKFCIQISNNGNDIPKEIINKIFEKGYSTKTKGKGDHGFGLYITKQLVEHNNGYISVERVSGKTKFLVEFKM comes from the coding sequence ATGACTAGAGAAATAATACTTGATATTTTAGAAGCATTATTATTATTATTAGGAGTTTTTAGCTCTTTAACTAACCAGAAAAAGTATATAGTAACAAATAAATTAAAATCAGGACTGTTTTGTATATTATACGTTTGTGCTACTTCTTTAAGTACATTTTATGTAAACAATTTGTATCATACACTGACTAATATAGTGGTTTCTATTCTACTATTAAAATTGATTACAAAAATAAGTCTTTATTTATCTACCATTATATTTTCTCTGTTTTTTACAATAATCTTCACTACAGAAACTTTTGTTCAGTTCATTGAAATATTTTTACTTAAAATGAATTTAAATCAAATTTTAGCAGTTAATAAATACTTATTTATCTTCCTTATTTTATGCAAATTCCTACAAATAGTGATTGTTATATTACTTTTAAAATTCGATGTATATTTTAAAGATATATTGCTTAATGAGGAAAAATCTCTTTTCTCTGAATTTCTAATACAAATTGGTATCTTCAATCTATTTATATACATTTTAATTTTTAGTGTATTAGACATTAAGAGTAATAAAATATATAATATGTTAATTTACAGCATATTTTTTGTGTTTTCAATAATTGCAGTTCTATACTTAAAAGAAAGAGAGAAAATGATAAATATAAATAACAAATATAAAATTCAAAAGCACCAAATTTCTAATATGGAAGAAATAATGAGCATCATCAGACAAGAAAAACATGATTATGCTAACCATATCAATGTTATACAAGCATTATGTTGTTTAAACAAACCGAATGCTGTTGAGAAAATAAAAGAATATGTATCAAAAATTTCGGATACAATTCATACATCATTTACATATCTAAATACAGGAAATGATTATATCGATGGATTGTTATCAATAAAAAATAACTATGCAATGAAAAATAAAATAGATTTTAATGTGATAATTGATGAATCCTTTAATTTGTTGAAAATTAGGGAAGACGAATTAATAAGTATTATTAGTAATATTATAGATAATGCATTTGAAGCATTAATGTTAAAAGCGTTGGATGAAAATAAAGAAATATCTATTAACACTTTCTTAGATGATAACAAGTTTTGCATTCAAATATCAAATAATGGAAATGATATTCCTAAAGAAATAATAAACAAAATTTTTGAAAAGGGATATTCTACAAAAACTAAGGGAAAAGGTGATCATGGGTTTGGGTTATATATTACTAAACAATTAGTCGAGCATAATAATGGGTACATATCTGTAGAACGTGTTTCGGGAAAAACCAAATTTCTAGTGGAATTTAAGATGTAA
- a CDS encoding accessory gene regulator ArgB-like protein: MNKLICCIVKEISKTNSQFTDLELKKMEYGLLCFFDEVTKIIPYYIIFHLFSLQQYYMVAFMFFCPIRLFSGGFHAKTYWGCFFISFLTFCVIIFIGKYITINILTSIVVLISSILLVYIFSPVDNINKRIKSKERRNKLKNISVIIIFLLSGLSYIIPSRFFTTAVLSILIAVILMMMGYINNGLIKK; encoded by the coding sequence ATGAATAAATTAATCTGTTGTATAGTAAAAGAAATCTCAAAAACAAATTCCCAATTTACAGACTTAGAATTAAAAAAAATGGAATATGGATTACTCTGTTTTTTTGATGAAGTTACTAAGATTATTCCGTATTATATTATATTTCATTTGTTTTCATTGCAACAATATTACATGGTTGCATTTATGTTTTTCTGTCCAATAAGATTGTTTTCAGGTGGGTTCCATGCAAAGACTTATTGGGGATGTTTTTTTATCAGTTTTCTAACTTTCTGCGTAATAATTTTTATTGGTAAATATATAACAATAAATATTCTCACTTCAATAGTAGTATTAATTAGTTCTATTTTACTTGTTTATATTTTTTCTCCTGTAGATAATATTAATAAGAGAATAAAAAGCAAAGAACGAAGAAATAAACTCAAAAACATTTCAGTAATTATAATTTTTCTGTTGAGTGGATTGAGTTATATAATACCAAGTAGATTTTTTACTACGGCAGTGCTATCTATTCTTATAGCTGTAATATTGATGATGATGGGCTATATAAATAATGGATTAATTAAAAAATGA
- a CDS encoding GIY-YIG nuclease family protein has product MNNPHKRFKIEEFKDKIGLTVDLGIKKGDSGVYIIYSPSTDWCYVGEAGNLKTRFGQHITRLRAGNHTNHKLQEIYNEFSEEDLVYIPVYKCPSFMRKDIEYAYTNNFGLKSLNRGNASVKLDWRSVDSERILMDKIPDKYRNIIKMHEKWKYKDCYITHLEYLSIMIKNGIEIKEKGFKWIDEVENFNNIKIIEGYSREYNDFEQMSLDYIEISILNDILGREKNEDVFWRGELNNRNDYDSDDLIYNIYKKMRKDGIFRNDIILASTSFISYDMQKYDCQLAVAEIYESSLKIKNAFDLLYAYIIHIFIKEIIKENNKH; this is encoded by the coding sequence ATGAATAACCCACACAAAAGGTTTAAGATAGAAGAATTTAAGGATAAAATAGGATTGACCGTAGACTTGGGCATAAAGAAGGGAGATAGTGGAGTATATATAATTTATAGTCCATCAACTGATTGGTGTTATGTTGGTGAAGCAGGAAATTTAAAAACAAGGTTTGGTCAGCATATTACTCGTTTAAGAGCAGGTAATCATACTAACCACAAGTTACAAGAAATTTATAATGAATTTAGTGAAGAGGATTTAGTTTATATACCTGTTTATAAGTGTCCTAGCTTTATGCGCAAAGATATAGAATATGCTTATACTAATAATTTTGGATTGAAATCACTAAATAGAGGAAATGCTAGTGTTAAATTGGACTGGAGAAGCGTGGATTCAGAAAGAATACTCATGGATAAAATACCCGATAAATATAGAAATATCATAAAAATGCATGAAAAATGGAAATATAAAGATTGTTATATTACGCATTTGGAATATTTATCTATAATGATTAAGAATGGCATAGAAATTAAAGAAAAGGGATTTAAGTGGATTGATGAAGTTGAAAATTTTAATAATATTAAGATAATTGAAGGTTATTCAAGAGAATATAATGACTTTGAACAGATGTCTTTGGATTACATTGAAATATCGATTTTAAATGACATACTAGGACGAGAAAAAAATGAAGATGTGTTTTGGAGAGGTGAATTAAATAATAGAAATGATTATGATAGTGATGACTTAATATACAATATTTATAAGAAGATGAGGAAAGATGGTATATTTAGAAATGATATTATATTAGCATCTACATCTTTTATATCATATGATATGCAGAAATATGATTGTCAATTAGCAGTAGCAGAAATATATGAAAGTTCATTAAAAATAAAAAATGCATTTGATTTGCTATATGCATATATTATACATATATTTATAAAGGAAATCATAAAAGAAAATAATAAACATTGA